The Sinomicrobium kalidii genome contains a region encoding:
- a CDS encoding Crp/Fnr family transcriptional regulator: MTTLLKHNISKNISLSETEMEDFCGLFQPRKIKKKTFLLREGEVCRFEGFVTKGLFRVYHIDTNGFVQILYFAVENWWVTDIDSFTNEKPSQLFIEALEDSEVLLITKKDKEFAYENLPKIEKLFRVMTQKTHVALQRRMIDNLSKTADQRYIDFIEKYPQLFQRLTNLQIAAYLGISHEFLSKIRKKISGKK; the protein is encoded by the coding sequence ATGACAACACTTTTAAAGCATAACATAAGCAAAAACATATCGCTATCGGAAACCGAAATGGAGGATTTTTGCGGGCTTTTTCAACCCAGGAAAATTAAGAAAAAAACTTTCTTATTACGTGAGGGCGAAGTGTGCCGGTTTGAGGGTTTTGTTACCAAAGGACTTTTCAGGGTGTATCATATCGACACGAATGGCTTTGTACAAATCCTCTATTTTGCCGTTGAAAATTGGTGGGTTACTGACATTGACAGCTTTACGAATGAAAAACCATCGCAACTTTTTATCGAAGCATTGGAAGACAGCGAAGTGCTTTTAATTACTAAAAAAGACAAAGAATTTGCCTATGAAAACCTGCCGAAAATCGAGAAACTGTTTCGGGTAATGACCCAAAAAACACATGTTGCACTGCAGCGCAGGATGATAGACAATCTGAGCAAAACCGCCGACCAGCGTTATATCGATTTCATCGAAAAATATCCGCAACTCTTTCAACGATTGACCAACCTGCAAATAGCAGCCTATTTGGGGATCAGCCACGAATTTTTGAGTAAAATAAGAAAGAAGATCTCCGGAAAGAAATAA
- a CDS encoding MBL fold metallo-hydrolase translates to MQSIVSKTFLILLILFKMEAQAQSFKTIETNNLKLEVYNASENNLGIASVIVSGKTDAVLIDAQFTLADAETVAQQIKKSGKKLTTIFVSHGDPDFYFGLEVFKKYFPEVTVYATPATIEHIKATAQKKLDVWGDRLGKAITSNVVLPQVLRGNSIALEGQKLEITGLEEFPSRTFVWIPSVKAVVGGINVFGNTFHLWMADAQTAEARKQWISVLDKIESLHPAIVIPAHAKSASAFDISAVEHTKEYIRFYEEALKTNKTSEALISTLKTKYPDLTFEIALQIGAKVNTGEMKW, encoded by the coding sequence ATGCAATCAATTGTCTCAAAAACATTCTTAATCCTCTTAATTTTATTCAAAATGGAAGCACAAGCGCAAAGTTTCAAAACTATTGAAACAAACAATCTCAAACTTGAAGTTTACAACGCCTCGGAAAACAATTTGGGCATAGCATCGGTTATCGTCTCCGGTAAAACAGATGCTGTCTTAATCGATGCACAATTTACTTTGGCAGATGCCGAAACAGTAGCGCAACAGATTAAAAAATCAGGGAAAAAACTTACGACCATTTTTGTAAGCCATGGCGACCCTGATTTTTATTTCGGATTGGAGGTATTCAAAAAATATTTTCCGGAAGTAACAGTTTATGCCACACCTGCCACTATCGAGCATATCAAAGCCACTGCACAAAAGAAATTAGACGTGTGGGGCGACCGCCTGGGCAAAGCCATTACCTCTAACGTTGTTTTGCCGCAAGTGTTGCGAGGCAATAGTATTGCGTTGGAAGGGCAGAAGCTGGAGATTACAGGATTGGAAGAATTTCCTTCAAGAACATTTGTGTGGATTCCTTCTGTCAAGGCCGTTGTAGGTGGTATCAATGTCTTTGGCAACACTTTCCACTTGTGGATGGCCGATGCGCAAACCGCAGAAGCCCGTAAACAATGGATTTCGGTATTGGACAAAATAGAAAGTTTGCATCCTGCAATCGTAATTCCCGCACACGCAAAATCAGCATCAGCATTTGATATATCGGCAGTCGAACACACCAAAGAATACATTCGGTTTTACGAAGAAGCACTTAAAACAAATAAAACCTCCGAAGCATTGATCAGTACATTAAAAACAAAATACCCTGATCTGACTTTTGAAATTGCCCTGCAAATAGGTGCAAAAGTAAACACGGGTGAAATGAAATGGTAA
- a CDS encoding nuclear transport factor 2 family protein — protein MTNLEIVKSTYEGKTSEENGRNLAKYVSENIRWTEARGFPYGGTYTGLESITRNVFTRLGSEWIDYKFTPEDYIAGDDKVVAYGTYTGTYKKTNKPFEARVAHLWKLKDGKIISFEQFVDSKMVDEAIR, from the coding sequence ATGACAAATCTCGAAATTGTAAAAAGTACTTACGAGGGGAAAACTTCGGAAGAAAACGGTAGAAACCTTGCCAAATATGTATCCGAAAATATCCGTTGGACAGAAGCCAGAGGTTTTCCGTATGGCGGTACTTACACAGGTTTGGAAAGCATCACCAGAAATGTTTTTACCCGGTTGGGAAGCGAATGGATAGATTACAAATTTACCCCCGAAGATTATATTGCCGGTGATGATAAAGTGGTTGCTTACGGTACATATACGGGAACTTACAAAAAAACGAACAAACCTTTTGAAGCCAGGGTAGCCCATCTTTGGAAATTGAAAGATGGAAAAATAATCAGCTTTGAGCAATTTGTGGACAGCAAAATGGTGGACGAAGCGATACGATAA
- a CDS encoding MoaF-related domain-containing protein codes for MKNAILAIMILTSIISCKNKNETKNMKTTQDEKNSTEEMVTLSGKTFEYNYGDYVYEVNFKSGDKLHWKCIKGDDKGKEADETYATQRLNNYTFFISWIEKDGLGVSQVINLNDHTVKTFLRIGKEIIPLTGTIREL; via the coding sequence ATGAAAAACGCAATTTTAGCCATTATGATTTTAACCTCAATCATATCTTGTAAAAATAAAAATGAGACAAAAAATATGAAAACAACTCAGGACGAAAAAAATAGCACTGAAGAAATGGTCACTTTATCCGGAAAAACATTTGAATACAATTATGGTGATTATGTTTATGAAGTAAATTTCAAGTCAGGGGATAAACTGCATTGGAAATGTATAAAAGGAGACGATAAAGGAAAAGAAGCTGACGAAACCTATGCCACACAGCGACTGAATAACTATACTTTTTTTATTTCGTGGATTGAGAAAGACGGACTGGGTGTCAGCCAGGTTATTAACCTGAATGATCATACTGTAAAAACTTTTTTGAGAATTGGAAAAGAAATAATACCTCTTACAGGGACAATTCGTGAGTTATAG
- a CDS encoding DUF1801 domain-containing protein — MLQDIDNYYLSKEEPHKGCLLALRNIILEQDENITETRKWGMPCFCYKKKMFSYLWTDKKTDEPYILMVEGKYLDHPELEEGNRSRMKIFRINPNKDIPIRTVKRLLNEALDLYRNGTIKIK, encoded by the coding sequence ATGCTTCAGGATATTGACAACTATTATTTAAGCAAGGAAGAACCCCATAAAGGTTGCTTACTTGCACTGCGTAATATCATCCTTGAACAGGACGAAAATATTACCGAAACGCGGAAGTGGGGAATGCCCTGCTTCTGTTATAAAAAAAAGATGTTCAGCTATCTGTGGACTGACAAAAAAACGGACGAACCCTATATACTGATGGTAGAAGGAAAATATCTCGACCATCCGGAACTGGAAGAAGGGAACCGTTCAAGAATGAAGATTTTCAGAATTAACCCCAACAAGGACATCCCCATTCGCACCGTTAAACGGCTACTAAATGAAGCGTTAGACTTATACAGAAACGGAACGATAAAAATCAAATAG
- a CDS encoding alpha/beta hydrolase, with protein MKKQVLFIHGGGEGGYEADTKLADSLRKELGDAYEVHNPEIHFNDTLPDFGWLKQIGKEISLIKEEIILAGHSFGASMLLKYLSENRIQKKIDGLFLIAAPYWSGDEDWKQGIKLHKRFADSIPKDIPVFLYQCKDDEVVPLDHLEFYTQNLPQATVRIITSGGHQLNNDLSLTAKDMKSL; from the coding sequence ATGAAGAAACAAGTATTATTTATACATGGTGGAGGTGAAGGCGGTTATGAAGCAGACACTAAATTAGCAGATTCCCTCAGAAAGGAATTGGGAGATGCCTATGAGGTACATAACCCTGAAATCCATTTTAACGACACGCTTCCGGATTTCGGATGGCTTAAGCAAATCGGGAAAGAGATATCCTTGATTAAGGAAGAAATTATTTTGGCGGGACACTCTTTTGGCGCTTCAATGCTTTTGAAATATCTGTCGGAAAACCGGATACAGAAAAAAATTGACGGCCTTTTTCTTATCGCTGCACCGTATTGGAGTGGTGACGAAGATTGGAAACAGGGCATTAAGCTGCACAAGCGTTTTGCAGATAGCATACCAAAGGATATTCCGGTTTTTCTCTACCAATGTAAGGATGACGAAGTAGTACCGTTAGACCATCTCGAATTTTATACACAAAATCTGCCGCAGGCAACGGTTCGCATAATAACCAGTGGGGGGCATCAACTTAATAATGACCTGTCGCTCACAGCCAAAGATATGAAGTCGTTGTAA
- a CDS encoding NPP1 family protein, with protein MNTKKKIKKITLFFALCTLMYGCSGDTDSLQSEVNQTGLGEVQENIALNPEKTTMLKSNNDSIVRYKLIASGKNRENALFVELSSGRPGTLTEGTYDFHTGKPEGNVPGIIYGMVLPDNGKPAGITGGSVILKGGKAGKYEATLRLDTENGKKLDETLYIDGITEEKKHGSAKVEAASTCTGCTDNFQTWVSEAEARSWAARYAPYVKFDQAASTYPDDIEVIWNASTNRDCGQQLVLSDQSIIENRNTGFTTYFDVQISPDDSRRVFIDYWWAYARQPNCIGDTGGHDYDWEHVVIQFNRNTWTPSTITFFQHGGWYTQNLTTNRDEVYVGKVAHGAYHDSGGIGGCLYYADYRNPGITVDIANNLYQLRCSDPILSADVNWGRPGKSPLWRARDYWNFAPCKGDNPLGTHGCARGDYKDTALGAIERSF; from the coding sequence ATGAACACCAAAAAGAAGATCAAAAAAATCACGCTGTTCTTCGCTCTTTGTACATTAATGTACGGATGTAGCGGGGATACCGATTCACTTCAAAGTGAAGTAAACCAAACCGGGCTGGGGGAAGTACAGGAAAACATTGCTCTGAACCCGGAGAAAACCACCATGCTTAAAAGCAATAATGACTCGATTGTCAGATATAAGCTGATAGCTTCGGGTAAAAACCGGGAAAACGCCTTGTTTGTAGAGCTCTCTTCAGGCCGGCCCGGAACGCTTACCGAAGGGACATATGATTTCCATACCGGTAAACCCGAAGGAAACGTTCCCGGCATCATTTACGGGATGGTACTTCCGGACAATGGAAAACCGGCAGGCATCACCGGCGGAAGTGTCATCCTGAAAGGAGGTAAAGCCGGTAAGTATGAGGCTACGCTCCGTCTGGATACGGAAAATGGGAAAAAACTGGATGAAACATTGTATATTGACGGTATTACGGAGGAAAAGAAGCATGGAAGTGCTAAAGTAGAAGCTGCTTCCACGTGTACCGGGTGTACCGATAATTTTCAAACCTGGGTCAGTGAGGCCGAAGCCCGGAGCTGGGCGGCCCGTTATGCTCCTTATGTAAAATTTGACCAGGCTGCTTCTACTTATCCCGATGATATTGAAGTCATTTGGAATGCCTCTACGAACCGGGACTGTGGCCAGCAGTTGGTATTGAGTGACCAGAGTATTATCGAGAACCGGAATACCGGTTTTACCACTTATTTTGACGTACAGATCAGTCCTGACGACAGTAGGAGAGTATTTATCGATTACTGGTGGGCATATGCCCGGCAACCCAATTGCATAGGAGATACGGGCGGACACGATTACGATTGGGAACATGTAGTGATCCAGTTCAACCGGAATACCTGGACCCCCTCAACCATTACCTTTTTTCAGCACGGAGGATGGTATACCCAGAACCTCACCACAAACAGGGATGAAGTGTATGTGGGTAAAGTGGCCCACGGGGCTTATCACGACAGCGGAGGTATCGGAGGCTGCCTTTACTATGCCGATTACCGCAATCCCGGCATTACGGTAGATATCGCCAATAACCTTTACCAGTTACGTTGTTCCGATCCTATTCTCAGCGCAGACGTAAACTGGGGAAGGCCTGGCAAAAGTCCGTTATGGAGAGCAAGAGACTATTGGAACTTTGCCCCCTGTAAAGGAGATAACCCATTAGGCACCCATGGCTGTGCACGGGGCGATTATAAAGATACAGCGTTGGGGGCAATAGAACGAAGTTTTTAA
- a CDS encoding DinB family protein, whose protein sequence is MNQGYINYANYNIWANNRLINNLIEQDDELLNKEFVGSFPTIRATILHIWFAETGWLSRLNGNGWETSSVTNFTGTNNELFKKWLMTSERFKKFVEKADLEKEIQFEHKGENFSIPAREIVQTVFNHGSYHRGQVVMMMRQLGISKVSQTDYIEWVREKERGNI, encoded by the coding sequence ATGAATCAAGGATATATCAACTATGCCAACTATAATATCTGGGCAAATAACAGACTAATAAACAATTTGATAGAACAAGACGACGAACTCTTAAACAAAGAATTTGTTGGAAGTTTTCCGACAATTCGTGCCACGATTTTACATATTTGGTTTGCTGAAACAGGTTGGCTTTCCCGTTTGAATGGAAATGGATGGGAAACATCAAGTGTTACAAACTTTACCGGAACCAATAATGAACTATTTAAGAAATGGCTAATGACTTCTGAGAGATTCAAAAAATTTGTAGAAAAAGCTGATTTAGAAAAAGAAATTCAATTTGAACATAAAGGAGAGAATTTTTCAATTCCGGCACGGGAAATAGTTCAAACAGTTTTTAATCATGGAAGTTATCATCGCGGACAGGTAGTAATGATGATGCGACAATTAGGGATCTCAAAAGTATCACAAACAGATTACATCGAATGGGTTCGAGAAAAGGAAAGAGGTAATATCTAA
- a CDS encoding GNAT family N-acetyltransferase has product MHNKPIIRFARESDLPELVRLCQLHAQFEKSEYEPGGKEELLNNHLFGERPSLYCLVAEHNQKLMGYTSYMKQFSTWDANCYIYMDCLFLTEESRGFGIGERLIDQIKEEAKKMDCSLIQWQTPKFNRRAMKFYDRIGASSKTKERYFLTL; this is encoded by the coding sequence ATGCATAATAAACCTATAATCAGATTTGCCCGGGAAAGTGATTTACCGGAACTGGTACGTCTATGCCAACTACACGCCCAATTCGAAAAGTCGGAATATGAACCTGGGGGTAAAGAAGAATTACTGAATAACCATCTCTTTGGCGAAAGACCTTCACTGTACTGTCTTGTAGCTGAGCATAATCAAAAATTGATGGGCTACACCAGTTATATGAAACAATTTTCAACCTGGGATGCAAATTGTTATATCTATATGGATTGCCTTTTCCTGACCGAAGAATCAAGAGGTTTTGGAATCGGGGAAAGGCTTATCGATCAAATTAAAGAGGAGGCTAAAAAAATGGACTGTTCTTTAATTCAATGGCAGACCCCTAAATTTAACAGAAGAGCTATGAAATTTTATGATAGAATTGGAGCTTCCTCTAAAACAAAGGAAAGATATTTTTTAACTTTATAA
- a CDS encoding TlpA disulfide reductase family protein: MADLKPKSKMKFITKFILFLTTIFFFDCSPEKEQVLQLNGKTVGTDTKSIILVKPNQDMRFDSLIEIPVKNGKFHFESKLKNSEAVNLFLGEAKENGGGRYMPLFLENENINLTIYAEEEFDKNSVEGGNLNAQYKKFKQNFENKFNDRVKPLQDKISVLFKNDEYNSDKAKVLYAELREAKNQDEKVVIYKKIDDLRKADQHLSPKAKTLEDALKSIYDEQKKFQQEYIENNPTIVAYSFLLNDLIFNKETIAINLAKNAFQILSKANPNHPYNDLASNLINAIENIKVGKKYSDFSAPDLNGNKIKLSDKIKGKVALLDLWATWCGPCIAKSRTMVPLYNEYKDKGFTIVGVAGEFKNTDKLVKFLEKEKWDWLNLVELDRENTIWQKYGVDGGGGGMFLIDKKGIIIAKDPTAEEVRKELESRLN; the protein is encoded by the coding sequence TTGGCAGATTTAAAACCGAAATCTAAAATGAAATTTATTACGAAATTCATCTTATTCCTAACAACAATATTTTTCTTCGACTGTTCGCCTGAAAAAGAACAAGTTTTACAACTTAACGGAAAAACGGTTGGAACAGATACGAAATCAATTATATTAGTAAAACCAAATCAGGATATGAGATTTGATTCATTAATTGAAATTCCTGTCAAAAACGGAAAATTTCATTTTGAATCTAAGCTTAAAAATTCAGAGGCAGTGAATCTTTTTCTTGGAGAAGCCAAAGAAAATGGGGGAGGTCGATATATGCCTTTGTTTCTGGAGAACGAAAACATTAATTTAACCATTTATGCAGAAGAAGAATTTGACAAAAACAGTGTTGAAGGAGGAAATTTAAATGCGCAATACAAAAAGTTTAAACAAAATTTTGAGAATAAATTTAATGATAGAGTAAAACCACTTCAAGATAAAATTAGCGTACTTTTTAAAAATGACGAATATAATAGTGATAAAGCCAAAGTTCTTTATGCAGAATTGCGTGAAGCAAAAAATCAAGATGAAAAAGTCGTTATCTATAAAAAAATAGATGATTTAAGAAAAGCTGATCAACACTTGAGTCCTAAAGCAAAAACTTTAGAAGATGCATTAAAATCTATTTATGATGAACAAAAAAAGTTTCAACAAGAATACATAGAAAACAATCCTACAATTGTTGCTTACTCTTTCTTATTAAATGACTTAATCTTCAATAAGGAAACAATAGCTATTAATTTAGCTAAAAATGCTTTTCAAATACTTTCAAAAGCAAACCCTAATCATCCATACAATGATTTAGCTTCTAACTTAATAAATGCTATTGAAAACATAAAAGTGGGAAAAAAATATTCTGACTTTTCTGCACCTGATTTGAATGGTAACAAAATAAAGCTATCAGATAAAATTAAAGGAAAAGTTGCTTTATTAGATTTATGGGCAACTTGGTGTGGACCTTGTATAGCTAAAAGCAGAACAATGGTGCCCCTTTATAATGAATACAAAGATAAAGGGTTTACAATTGTTGGAGTTGCCGGAGAATTTAAGAATACAGACAAATTAGTTAAATTCCTTGAGAAGGAAAAATGGGACTGGTTAAATTTGGTAGAGCTCGACAGAGAAAATACTATTTGGCAAAAATATGGCGTTGATGGCGGAGGTGGCGGAATGTTCCTGATAGACAAAAAAGGAATAATTATAGCAAAAGACCCAACAGCAGAAGAGGTTAGAAAGGAATTAGAATCCCGACTGAATTAA
- a CDS encoding DUF1304 domain-containing protein codes for METVLKILIGIIAIEHLYFMYFEMFAWETIGKKTFKSLPENLFKPTKGLAANQGLYNGFLAAGLIWTFFISDIIWSKNIALFFLTCVAVAGIYGAISASRKIFIIQALPAIIAIIYLVIIA; via the coding sequence ATGGAAACAGTACTGAAAATCTTAATTGGAATAATTGCCATTGAACATCTTTACTTTATGTATTTTGAGATGTTTGCCTGGGAAACGATAGGCAAAAAAACATTTAAATCCCTGCCCGAAAATTTATTTAAGCCGACAAAAGGATTAGCCGCTAATCAAGGACTATACAATGGCTTTTTAGCTGCAGGACTCATCTGGACATTTTTTATATCCGACATCATTTGGTCAAAAAACATTGCACTTTTTTTCTTGACTTGTGTGGCCGTTGCAGGGATTTATGGAGCAATAAGTGCAAGCAGAAAAATCTTTATTATACAAGCTTTACCAGCTATAATCGCAATAATTTATTTAGTAATTATAGCATAA
- a CDS encoding nuclear transport factor 2 family protein has protein sequence MKTRLKISISVFSLLFAMNHVIAQDVTKAHKDSLNTVVKKYYDLNLKMFQANSTIKDIDSIFELFTDDFEYVHPKYGGTYTREELYNGSVRNQKNGRYNGRVTDIKIIDKIIGLNAVVVQKSFVERKDGKIIDGEPQMTLFEFVNGKISRIFEYW, from the coding sequence ATGAAAACACGTTTGAAAATTTCAATTTCTGTTTTTTCACTTCTTTTTGCAATGAACCACGTTATCGCACAGGATGTCACCAAAGCCCATAAGGATTCATTAAATACTGTTGTTAAGAAATATTATGATTTGAACCTTAAAATGTTTCAAGCGAACTCAACAATCAAAGATATTGACAGCATCTTTGAACTTTTCACAGATGACTTTGAATATGTTCATCCAAAATATGGAGGGACTTATACAAGGGAGGAGCTGTATAACGGATCTGTCAGGAATCAAAAAAACGGACGCTATAACGGCAGAGTCACGGATATAAAAATAATTGACAAAATTATCGGACTAAACGCTGTGGTTGTTCAAAAAAGCTTTGTTGAAAGAAAAGATGGCAAAATCATAGATGGAGAACCACAAATGACGCTTTTCGAGTTTGTAAACGGAAAAATATCCCGGATTTTTGAATATTGGTAA
- a CDS encoding RNA polymerase sigma factor — protein sequence MNKKEADITNHMLMERIKNSDHRAFSLLFDRLWESLYTRAYTISGDRSLSKDVVQEVWINFWERRQDIENTNVESYLFQAVRFKIYNELRNIKLSRTHLKDFLSEAPLKTVNDTDHQIRYEEANRALKKDMSLLPLKSKKIVELSRLQGMTNEEIANRLGISPRTVEAHLSDALKFLRTKMLFLLYYFFI from the coding sequence ATGAATAAAAAAGAGGCGGATATTACCAACCACATGCTGATGGAACGGATTAAAAATTCGGATCACCGTGCTTTCAGCTTACTTTTTGATCGCCTCTGGGAATCTTTATATACCCGTGCCTATACCATATCCGGAGACAGGTCGCTTTCTAAAGATGTAGTACAGGAAGTGTGGATTAATTTCTGGGAGCGAAGGCAGGACATAGAGAACACCAATGTGGAGTCGTATCTTTTTCAGGCCGTACGTTTTAAAATATACAATGAACTTCGAAATATAAAGTTGAGTAGAACGCATTTAAAGGATTTTCTGAGTGAGGCCCCTTTAAAAACTGTAAATGATACCGACCATCAGATCCGTTATGAAGAGGCAAACCGGGCGTTAAAAAAGGATATGAGCCTATTGCCGCTGAAGAGCAAAAAAATAGTTGAACTGAGCCGGTTGCAGGGAATGACCAATGAAGAGATCGCAAACAGGCTCGGGATTTCACCGCGAACAGTTGAAGCACATCTTTCCGATGCCCTGAAATTCCTGAGGACAAAAATGCTGTTTTTACTATATTATTTCTTCATTTAA
- a CDS encoding FecR family protein, whose amino-acid sequence MTETELKRLIEKFIKGTATREEEQLLEALEEEVCEKYRRQTFADTRHRQNIKSSIYKKVVSGIHRKRKSRKWLYVTASIVLLCGIIGYTFMNTRNQITTIVNNSSDVKAITLDDGTRVILNTSSALSYNEKNYNRKDRKVKLQGEAFFDVISNRSSPFVVTAHGLQTKVLGTKFNVGSQSDRVTVALVEGSVRLEGKGGKQLLKPNQKAVYDIKAQHLQIKPFEKGREMAWMTRDFNFENTPLKKVTALLEERFNVNIRFAAPEIGEKKITAHFEGVSMESILASITLGGGLEYEYVTEKEILIHKTDERMK is encoded by the coding sequence ATGACGGAAACAGAATTAAAACGGCTTATAGAAAAATTTATAAAGGGCACTGCCACCCGGGAAGAAGAACAGCTGCTGGAGGCCCTGGAAGAAGAAGTCTGCGAAAAGTACAGGCGCCAGACCTTCGCTGATACCCGCCATCGGCAGAATATCAAATCATCTATCTACAAAAAAGTCGTTTCCGGGATACACAGGAAAAGAAAGTCGAGGAAATGGCTATACGTTACGGCAAGTATTGTGCTCTTATGCGGGATCATTGGTTATACATTTATGAATACCCGAAATCAGATAACTACGATAGTCAATAATTCGTCAGATGTAAAAGCCATAACCCTGGATGATGGGACCCGGGTGATTCTGAACACCAGCAGTGCCTTATCTTACAATGAGAAGAATTATAACCGTAAAGACCGTAAGGTTAAATTACAGGGCGAAGCCTTTTTTGATGTTATCAGTAATCGATCAAGCCCTTTTGTTGTTACTGCACACGGGCTTCAGACAAAAGTACTCGGAACTAAGTTTAATGTCGGAAGCCAATCGGACCGGGTAACCGTGGCCCTGGTGGAAGGAAGTGTCCGGCTGGAAGGCAAGGGCGGAAAACAGCTTTTAAAGCCAAACCAGAAGGCGGTCTATGATATAAAGGCACAGCACCTGCAAATCAAACCTTTTGAAAAAGGCCGGGAAATGGCATGGATGACCCGGGATTTTAATTTTGAAAATACTCCCCTGAAAAAAGTTACAGCCCTGCTTGAGGAGCGTTTTAACGTAAACATACGTTTTGCAGCACCGGAGATCGGCGAGAAAAAAATCACAGCACATTTTGAAGGAGTAAGCATGGAATCCATCCTCGCATCCATTACACTGGGAGGCGGGCTGGAATACGAATATGTTACCGAAAAAGAAATATTAATCCATAAAACAGATGAGCGTATGAAATAA